The segment GGGCGGGGGAGACGGCGGCCGCCACACCGGGGGCGGCAGGCGCACCCAGCGCCACACCGACCGCCGACAGCAGCGCCACGACCCCGAGGCCGAGCCTGCGCCGGGCGCTCTCCGGCAGCGCCCCACTCCCGCCCCCGCTCCGGCCCCTCGCCCGCAGCGCCACGACCCCGCTCCCGACCCCCGCCAGGCGCATCCTCGCCCTCGCCCGCGTCCACATCCTCTTCAGCGTCCCGGTCCACGTCATGGGCATGACGGCACCGTAGAGCGTGACCGGTGTGCCCGGCGACGCCCGATCGGGTCATATACGCCGTGCCCCGCCCGTGCGCAACCCGTCCGCGGCAATCCGCCGTGCGCCGGGGCCATGGACGGGCGAAACTCGGGTACGGGGGCTGATGTGCCACTAGCCGTCTCATTCTGGAGGCCCGCAGTGCAGCGGCAACCGTTTACGTGCAGTGAGCGCACGCTCGACCGAGATCCGCAGCCCACGCCGGATCCGGGGGGACCACCGCCGAACCCCGTCCCGGACCCGCTTCCCGGCCCGCCGGTCCCGCCCGCGCCGCCCGAACCCATCCCGCCGGAACCGTCGCCGATACCCCGTCCGCCCGGACCCGATCCCGACCCGGTCCCGGAGCCGTCCCCGGCTCCTTCGCCGCTCTCCTAGGAGCCGCCGGACTTTCGCCCCGTATACCGCGGGTACCACGTCCCCGCACCACCAAGGAGGTGCTGATCATGGCCATCGCCACGGTCAACCCGGCCACCGGCGAGACCCTGAAGACCTTCGACGCGCTCAACGCGGGCGAGATCGAAGATCATCTGGTCCGGGCGGAGCAGGCCTTCCAGGAGCACCGGACCACGACCTTCGCCCGCCGCAGGGAACTGCTCCTCGCGGCCGCCGATCTGCTCGACGCCGACCAGGACGGCATCGCCCGCACCATGACCACGGAGATGGGCAAACCGCTGGCCCAGGCGCGCGCGGAGGCCGCGAAGTGTGCCAAGACCATGCGCTGGTACGCCACCCACGCCGAGGCGCTGCTCGCCGACGAGCACCCCGACCCCGCGGACGTCAGCGACTCCGGCGCGCGGCGCGCCGTGGTGCGCTACCGCCCCCTCGGCACCGTACTCGCGGTGATGCCCTGGAACTTCCCGCTCTGGCAGGTCGTGCGGTTCGCCGCGCCCGCCCTGATGGCGGGCAACACCGGGCTGCTCAAGCACGCCTCGAACGTCCCGCAGACCGCCCTCTATATCGAGGAACTCTTCCGCCGCGCCGGCTACCCCGAGGGCTGTTTCCAGACCCTGCTGATCGGGTCCGGCGCCGTCGAGGACATCCTGCGCGACCCGCGGATCGCCGCCGCGACCCTGACCGGCAGCGAACCGGCCGGCCGCGCGGTGGCCGCGGTCTCCGGCGACGAGGTCAAGAAGACCGTCCTCGAACTCGGCGGCAGCGACCCGTTCCTCGTGCTCCCCTCCGCCGACCTCGACAAGGCGGCCCGGGTCGGCGTCACCGCGCGCGTCCAGAACAACGGGCAGTCGTGTATCGCGGCCAAGCGGTTCATCGTGCACGAGGACGTCTACGACGCGTTCGCCGAGCGGTTCACCGGCCGTATGACCGCGCTGACCGTCGGCGACCCGATGGACGAGAACACCGATATCGGGCCGCTCTCCAGTGAACAGGGCCGCTCCGACCTGGAGGAGCTCGTCGATGACGCGGTCCACAAGGGCGCCACCGCCCTGTGTGGCGGCCGGCGGCCCCCGCAGCACCGCGCGGGCTGGTTCTATGAGCCGACGGTGCTGTCCGGCATCACCTCCGAGATGCGCATCGACCAGGAGGAGGCGTTCGGGCCGGTCGCCACGCTCTACCGCGTCGCCGACCTGGACGAGGCGGTGCGGGTCGCCAACGACACACCGTTCGGGCTCAGTTCCAATGCCTGGACCCGGGACCCCGACGAACAGGAACGGCTGGCCCGCGATCTTCAGGCCGGCGGGGTCTTCTTCAACGGGATGACCGCCTCCCACCCGGGTCTCCCGTTCGGCGGCGCCAAGCGCTCCGGCTACGGACGGGAGCTCTCCGGGCACGGCATGCGGGAGTTCTGCAATATGACGACGCTGTGGTACGGGCCGGAGGACTGAGAAACCCGGCCGCCGCACCGGAGTTGGCCCCTACGGGGGCGCCTGCCGGAGCGGTTTTCGCCGGGGACGTGAGCGGGTACGTTCCGGTTAGGCCGAGTCGGCCAACGGCCAGGTTGGTCGGCTCGGCCCCTTGCGGTCCGGGGCGGGCCGCAGCGGCCGCGGCGCCGGCGCCATCACTCGACGACGGTCCGGCCGGCCGGCGGTCCGAGGGCCGGTGGACGGCCTTCGGCGGAGCTGCGGGAGAGCGCGCGGCCGACCCCCAATCACCTTTCCCGACACGGCAGTTCAGTGCGCCAGATCCGCCGTGTCCGGCACCGCGAACTCGCACCACAGGGCCTTGCCCGCGCCCCGTGGCTCCGCGCCCCATTCGTCGGCGAGTGCCTCGACCAGCATCAGGCCCCGGCCGGAGGTGGCGGTCTCGCCGGGGCTGCGCCGCCGTGGCCACCGGCTGGAGCGATCCTCGACCTCCAGCCGGATCCGGCGCGGGGTGCCGGGCAGCAGCTCCACGGAGACCAGGGCGCCGCTCTCGGTGTGCGTCAGCGCGTTGGCGATCAGCTCGGAGGCGGCGACCTCGATGTTGTGCATCACGGCGCCCGCCCGCCACTGGTCCAGTGTGCGGCGCAGCGCCGAGCGGACCTCCGCGGTGCCCGACGGATCGGCCTGATGGACATGCAGCCGCAGCCGCGGGGTGGTGGCGCCCCCGGGGCCGGGCAGCCGGTGCAGCAGCAGGAGGGCCATATCGTCCTCCGAGCCGGGATCGGCCCACAGATGGTCCGAGAGCCGGTCGGCGAGCGCCTCCAGGTCCGTGGGCCCGGCGCGGACCGCCGCGGACAGCGCGTCGATACCCGCGGAGATGTCCCGGCCGGGCTGTTCCACCAGGCCGTCGGTGCACAGCAGCAGCGTCGACCCCGGCTCCAGGAACAGCTGGGTCTCCGGGAAGTGGTCGTGCCCGAAGTGCGTGGCCAGGCCCAGCGGCAGCCCGCCGCGGACCTCGGGCCAGTCGATGTGCCGGGAGCTGTTGCTGATCAGCGGGCCGAGATGGCCGGCCCGCGCGAGGTGCAGCGCCCCGGATTCCAGATCGGCCTGGATGTACGTACACGTCGCGAAGCGCTCGGTGTCCAGCTCGGCCAGAAAGCGGGAGGCCCGCACCAGCACGGTCTCCGGGGAGTGCCCCTCGCTGGCGTAGGCGCGCAGCGCGATGCGCAGCTGGCCCATCACGGCGGCCGCGTGGGTGTCGTGGCCCTGCACATCGCCCACCACCAGCCCGGTCCGTCCCTGGGGCAGCGTGATCACGTCGTACCAGTCGCCGCCGATGTCCCGCCCGACGCTCGCCGGGTGGTAGCGCACGGTGACCGCACCGCCCGTGAGGGGCGGCAGCCGCCGCGGCAGCATCGTCGCCTGAAGGCCCGTCGCGAACTCCCGCTCCTGATCGAAGAGGGTCGCCCGCTGCACCGACTGCGCGACGACACCGGCCAGCGCCAGCGCCAGGTTTCTGGCCTCCGGCGACTGCACCGCCGGGTCGGCGTTGAACAGCCCCAGCGCACCGATGACGGTGTCCTGCGCGACCAGCGGCAGGAACGCCGCGCTGCCCGCCGGCAGCACCTCGGTGTACGGCCGCAGCCGCGGATACCGGGCGATCAGCTCGCCACGGCTGCTGAGGAAGATGGACCGCCGGGAGCGTGCCGCGTCGGCCAGCGGCAGGGTGTCGTCCAGCCGTGAGGTCATCATGTCGTCGGGCACCTCGCCGTCCAGCCCGGCGGTGGCGATGACCTCGAACTCCTCGTTCTCGACCAGCCCCAGGACCAGCCCGTCCGCGCCGAACCGACGGGCGCCGCCGGCCCCGGTGAGCACCCGGGTCACATCCCTGACGGACAGCGCACGGGCCAGCGCGGCGGTGGTCTGCTGCACCATCAGGGTCTGCCGCTGCCGTTCCTGCTGGAGCGAACGCAGCAGTGCGGAGTCGGCCAGCTCGCTGGTCGCCTCCCGGACGATGCCGATGATCCGGTACGGCTTCCCGTCCGCGTCGTGCAGAATCCGCCCCTGCGAATGCGTCCAGCGCTGGGTCCCGTCGCGGCACTGGAGCCGGAAGTAGGAGCCGTACGACGAGTGGCCGTCCTGGAGGGCCTGGGAGAGCGCCTCGTCGAGCCGCAGCCCCTCCTCCGGCGGTACGCGCGTGACCAGGGACATCGGTGCGCCGTCGTATTCGTCCGGGCGGAGGTCGAAGACTTCCATGGCACCGGCGTCCAGGTCCATGAAACCGCGGTCCAGATCCCAGTCGAAGGTGCCCATCCGGTTGAGGGAGAGCCGCTCGCGCAGTCCGATGGGTTCCCGGTGCGACACCCCGGGGGCGTCCTCCGCGACATGCCGCCACGCCCGGTCGGCCCGGGGGTCATAGTCCTTGTCGGAGGGTTCCTGGGGCGGGCCGGTCATGGTGTGCCGTGCCTCGTGACCCCGCCGCGCGGGACGTGGGAGCCCGCTTCTCGCGGGCGGCGGCGCATCGGGACGGCAGCCCGCGACACCGCGCCGAGCACCCCTCGTGCCCTCGGTCGCGGGCCGTTGACCGGGGCCGATATCCACCGGAACGCGGCCATGCGAACACCCTAGGCGCGGGCCGCAGGCCCCGCATTTCCGGGACGCCGGGGAGACCAGGCCGGTGGGGAGCGCCGGCCGGCACCGGTCCTCCCGCCCCGTTCTTGCCTTGACCAGCAAGGATGCCAAGAACGTACAAGAAGGTGGGACGGGGCGGGCGGCAGTCTCGGAGGCATGTCGAACGAGAACACCGCCGTACGTTTCGAGAACAAGATCGCCGTGCTGCTGCGCGAGGATCTGGAGTCCTGGCAGCGGCTGAATGTGACCGCGTTCCTGGTCAGCGGCCTCGGCTCCGAGCTCCCCGAAGTCATCGGGGAACCGTACGCCGACTCCGACGGCACCCCGTATCTGCCCATGTTCCGCCAGCCCGTTCTGGTCTTCGAGGGCACGAAGGAGACCCTGACCGCCGCACACGGCCGCGCCCTGTCCCGTGCGCTGCCCCGGTCGGTGTTCACCTCCGACCTCTTCGCCACCGGCAACGACCGGGACAACCGCGCGGCGGTGCGGGCGGTGCCGAAGGACGGGTTGGACCTGGTGGGTCTCGCCGTGTACGGACCGCGCAACGCGGTCGACAAGGTGCTCAAGGGCGCCCGTATGCACCCCTGAGCGCCACCCGGCACCCGCGCCCGCCGGCCGCGCCCATCAGCACGTGGCCGGCGGGCTCAGGTCCAGGAAAAGGTGCCGTGGACCGGGGAGACGGACTGGACGGCGCATCCCATGCGGGCGAGGGCGGTGCGCACCGCGTCGCGGGCCCGGGCGCTGTCCGCGGGCGGGAAGGCGACGCGGAGCTGGTGCCCGCAGGCCGTCTCATAGGTCAGTTGCCAGCCGGTCTCCGTGACGACGAAGTGGTCCTGTCGGCTGCCCTGGTGCTCGTACGAGCCGCGGTCCGTGGTGGGGCCGAGCGTCTCGCGCAGGATCCGCAGCCGTTCGGAGTAGGGGAGGGGCCCTTCGTCGAGCTGGAGGTAGATGTGGTCGCGGTCGACGGCCGCGTCGAACCAGGGGGCGAGGTCCGGGTCGGCGGGCAGGAGTTCCGAGGTGAGGCGGCCGCTGAGCCACTCGTCGAGGAAGGCGGCGACCCCGCGGTCGAAGCGTTCGTAGTCGTCGTCGCGGGACCAGATGACCACCGGCCAGGACGCGGGCGGCCCGACGGTCAGCCAGCACAGGTGCGTTCCGGTGTCGGTGACCGCCCAGGCGAGGAGCCCGCCCGGCTCCGGGAAGAGCGGGTAGGGGTACTGCTCGGGCCAGTGGTCCCGCAACGGACCGAAGTCCTCCAGGAGATCCGCCGTGAGCGGCACGGGATTGTCGTCACCGAACGGCGTGCACAGGCAGAGCGCGCCCCAGAAGTCGCCGCGCCCGTACGCCTCCACCACCCGCTTGAAGTCTTCCGGCAGCGGGGTCCCCAGCATCCGCTCGGCGGCGCCCCAGTCGCCGGAGCCGTTCACCGCTTCGACCGGCGGCGGTACCCGTTCCATGATGCGGGTGAGCGGATCAGGTGAGTCGATCATGGGCACACCCTAGAAGCGGCGGGCGAGCCGGCCGCAACTGCCCCTGGTCGCCGTACGAGTCAGCCGTCCCGGGGTGCGCCCCGGGACGGCCGCGGTCGTCAGGCGTGCGCCCCGGCGGGGGCCGCCACCGGCCGGGTCTGGCGGGTGCGGTGGGCCAGGGTGGCCTTCCGGGTCGCCACATCGACGGTGTACGCGTCGATGGTCAGCCGGGCGCCGGACACCTTCAGCACCATGAACCCGTGGTCGGAGAAGTTCTGCCAGGCCGCCGGGTGCCCGAAGTGTGCCGTGCCGTCCTCCGTCTTGGCCGACGCGCCGCACACCACCTGCCGGGTGCCGCCCGTACGGGCCGTCGGCTCCAGGATCTGAAGGGTGTGGTCATGACCGGACAGGATCAGATCGGCCCGTCCGCAGACCACGTTCTCGTACATGTCCTTGAGGTGGACACCGCTGGTGTAGTTGCCGATCTTGAAACCGTCGTAGGAACCGGCGCTGCCGTGCTTGCCGTTGTTGAGGTACGGGTGGTGGCCGATCACCACCTTCCACTGGGCCCGCGAGGCGCGCAGCGCACCGTCCAGCCAGCTCCGCTGCTCGCGCATGTACGGCCCGTCCCAGCGGTAGTGCGGGTCGAGCTGGGCCACATACGACGACCAGGGAATGGTGTCGATGGCGAAGAACTCCACCAGCGGATCGGCGGCGGGCAGCGGCACGCTGTAGTAGCGGCTCGGCATGTACCAGCGCCGTGAGGTGGCGGCATAGGCGACCTCGCGGTCACCGCGGGACGGGTCGCCGCCGCTGCCGGGGATCAGCCCCGAGCAGTCGTGGTTGCCCAGCACCATCAGCCAGGGCACATCGATACCGCTGTTCGGCTTCTCGAACTTGTCCTGGAACTCCGAGTCGTCGTCGGACTCCGGCCCGTTCTCGTAAATGTTGTCGCCGAGGCCGACCGCGAGGCCGATCCCCTCGGAACGGCAGAGGTCCCGGGCGGCGGCCGCCACCGCGTACTGGGCCTCGTCCCCCGTGCCCGCGTCACCGGTCACCAGGATGGCGAACTCGCCCTTGCCATTGGGGTGTTCGGGAAACGGAAAGGCTCCCGGGCCCCCGAGGCGGGGTGCGGCGGACGCGGGCGACTGGGCCGGCGACGGCAGCATCGTGAGCGCCGCACCGGCCATCGCGCCGCCCAGCAGGGTCCGCCGGTTCACCCACTGCGGAACGCGCCCCGTCGTCCGCATCGGCGGCCCCCCGGCCGTCGCCTCCGACCCGGCCCGCAGCCACTCCCGCTCGGTCAAATCCGCCTGCGGCGGGATCAGTTCGTCATCACACATGTCTGGATTTCTTTCATGGTCGCCAGAGGTGATGGTGACGAAAAGATGAAGCAGAGGTGGACGTATGGCGATCGGCAGCCGCAATGCTACGCGTCGGTAACTACCCGTATTCCGGGGGCTATCAGGGCGTGAGCGAGGGCCGCGGCGAGCGCGCCGCTCCCGGAGCCGGCCCGGCCGGACGGGTACCACGGTGGGCGGCGCGACGGGCGGCGGTGGCCGGTTCCCGTCACGCGGAATTCACGAACGGTTCGCGAGGCGGCGGAGGGTCCGGCCGAGATGGCGGACGTACTGGCGCTGGAAGACCGGGACCAGTGGGCCCCCGAGGCGGGTGATCGTCCGGGCGGGGCGGCTGAAGGCGGTCACCGTGAACCAGACCGAGCCGTCCGCGCGCAGCTCGGCGACGAACGCCTCCTCGCCGCACTCCGGATGCCCCCGCCGGGCCCCGTATCCGAACCCGATGCGGTTCTCCTCGGCCACCGTCCACACCACGGTGCACGGCGCCCGCAGCCGCAGCGGGCCGAACCCCAGCGACACCTCGACGTGCACGCCCGGCGCGGCCCGTGGGGCGTCCGCGCGGATTCCGGTGCCCGCCGCGCGATGCATCCGGAAGGTGGTGATCGCCTCGCCCGCCGCGGTCAGCACCGCGCGGCCGTGGCCCAGCGGCAGCTCCTCGCGGAGGTGGTGGTAGCCGGGCGGCAGCGGGGTGCGACGGGTGCCGCCCTCCTCGGGGTAGTTCAGATCGCGCATGGCGGGCTCCTGGAAGGCGGGCGGCGACGGCGGGGCAGAGCGACGGTACGCGGACAGCCGCGGGCGTTCAACGACACCGGCCGTCCGCGGGGTGGCGGGCCCCGCGGCTGCCATCAGCTGCTGCGACCTGGGCCGGAGCGGGAGGAGTCGGGCGCGGTCCCGGGGCGGACCCGCTCCGTGGGCGCGAGGGCGCCCGGATCCCGGCTGCCGTCCGG is part of the Streptomyces platensis genome and harbors:
- a CDS encoding DUF2000 domain-containing protein, whose translation is MSNENTAVRFENKIAVLLREDLESWQRLNVTAFLVSGLGSELPEVIGEPYADSDGTPYLPMFRQPVLVFEGTKETLTAAHGRALSRALPRSVFTSDLFATGNDRDNRAAVRAVPKDGLDLVGLAVYGPRNAVDKVLKGARMHP
- a CDS encoding SpoIIE family protein phosphatase, yielding MTGPPQEPSDKDYDPRADRAWRHVAEDAPGVSHREPIGLRERLSLNRMGTFDWDLDRGFMDLDAGAMEVFDLRPDEYDGAPMSLVTRVPPEEGLRLDEALSQALQDGHSSYGSYFRLQCRDGTQRWTHSQGRILHDADGKPYRIIGIVREATSELADSALLRSLQQERQRQTLMVQQTTAALARALSVRDVTRVLTGAGGARRFGADGLVLGLVENEEFEVIATAGLDGEVPDDMMTSRLDDTLPLADAARSRRSIFLSSRGELIARYPRLRPYTEVLPAGSAAFLPLVAQDTVIGALGLFNADPAVQSPEARNLALALAGVVAQSVQRATLFDQEREFATGLQATMLPRRLPPLTGGAVTVRYHPASVGRDIGGDWYDVITLPQGRTGLVVGDVQGHDTHAAAVMGQLRIALRAYASEGHSPETVLVRASRFLAELDTERFATCTYIQADLESGALHLARAGHLGPLISNSSRHIDWPEVRGGLPLGLATHFGHDHFPETQLFLEPGSTLLLCTDGLVEQPGRDISAGIDALSAAVRAGPTDLEALADRLSDHLWADPGSEDDMALLLLHRLPGPGGATTPRLRLHVHQADPSGTAEVRSALRRTLDQWRAGAVMHNIEVAASELIANALTHTESGALVSVELLPGTPRRIRLEVEDRSSRWPRRRSPGETATSGRGLMLVEALADEWGAEPRGAGKALWCEFAVPDTADLAH
- a CDS encoding metallophosphoesterase, which gives rise to MCDDELIPPQADLTEREWLRAGSEATAGGPPMRTTGRVPQWVNRRTLLGGAMAGAALTMLPSPAQSPASAAPRLGGPGAFPFPEHPNGKGEFAILVTGDAGTGDEAQYAVAAAARDLCRSEGIGLAVGLGDNIYENGPESDDDSEFQDKFEKPNSGIDVPWLMVLGNHDCSGLIPGSGGDPSRGDREVAYAATSRRWYMPSRYYSVPLPAADPLVEFFAIDTIPWSSYVAQLDPHYRWDGPYMREQRSWLDGALRASRAQWKVVIGHHPYLNNGKHGSAGSYDGFKIGNYTSGVHLKDMYENVVCGRADLILSGHDHTLQILEPTARTGGTRQVVCGASAKTEDGTAHFGHPAAWQNFSDHGFMVLKVSGARLTIDAYTVDVATRKATLAHRTRQTRPVAAPAGAHA
- a CDS encoding SMI1/KNR4 family protein, which encodes MIDSPDPLTRIMERVPPPVEAVNGSGDWGAAERMLGTPLPEDFKRVVEAYGRGDFWGALCLCTPFGDDNPVPLTADLLEDFGPLRDHWPEQYPYPLFPEPGGLLAWAVTDTGTHLCWLTVGPPASWPVVIWSRDDDYERFDRGVAAFLDEWLSGRLTSELLPADPDLAPWFDAAVDRDHIYLQLDEGPLPYSERLRILRETLGPTTDRGSYEHQGSRQDHFVVTETGWQLTYETACGHQLRVAFPPADSARARDAVRTALARMGCAVQSVSPVHGTFSWT
- a CDS encoding NADP-dependent succinic semialdehyde dehydrogenase, whose translation is MAIATVNPATGETLKTFDALNAGEIEDHLVRAEQAFQEHRTTTFARRRELLLAAADLLDADQDGIARTMTTEMGKPLAQARAEAAKCAKTMRWYATHAEALLADEHPDPADVSDSGARRAVVRYRPLGTVLAVMPWNFPLWQVVRFAAPALMAGNTGLLKHASNVPQTALYIEELFRRAGYPEGCFQTLLIGSGAVEDILRDPRIAAATLTGSEPAGRAVAAVSGDEVKKTVLELGGSDPFLVLPSADLDKAARVGVTARVQNNGQSCIAAKRFIVHEDVYDAFAERFTGRMTALTVGDPMDENTDIGPLSSEQGRSDLEELVDDAVHKGATALCGGRRPPQHRAGWFYEPTVLSGITSEMRIDQEEAFGPVATLYRVADLDEAVRVANDTPFGLSSNAWTRDPDEQERLARDLQAGGVFFNGMTASHPGLPFGGAKRSGYGRELSGHGMREFCNMTTLWYGPED
- a CDS encoding DUF1990 family protein: MRDLNYPEEGGTRRTPLPPGYHHLREELPLGHGRAVLTAAGEAITTFRMHRAAGTGIRADAPRAAPGVHVEVSLGFGPLRLRAPCTVVWTVAEENRIGFGYGARRGHPECGEEAFVAELRADGSVWFTVTAFSRPARTITRLGGPLVPVFQRQYVRHLGRTLRRLANRS